A genome region from Cohaesibacter gelatinilyticus includes the following:
- a CDS encoding GDP-L-fucose synthase family protein, whose protein sequence is MSKQRTIMLTGGRGMVGSNVRERLAGSDWNLLAPSHSDLDLLDAEAVHDYLAVHRPDIIIHSAGLVGGIQANIANPVAFLDKNLVIGRNVIMAAYEANIEQLINLASTCVYPRSALNPLSEDMILTGELEPTNEGYAIAKLMALRLCQYVNRERGKACFKTIIPCNLYGRHDKFDPARSHLIPAIIHKVHHAKLNGSKVVDIWGDGTARREFMYAGDLADFLYRALNNFDTLPDLTNVGLGHDFSINDYYAAVAEVVGWTGEFSHDLSKPVGMKQKLASDAKQAAWGWAPKTSLKDGIQKTYDFYLETLNK, encoded by the coding sequence ATGAGCAAGCAACGCACTATCATGCTAACTGGCGGCCGTGGTATGGTCGGCTCCAATGTCAGGGAAAGGCTGGCCGGGTCTGATTGGAACCTGCTTGCTCCCTCGCACAGTGATCTGGATTTGCTGGATGCAGAGGCGGTGCACGACTATCTTGCTGTCCACCGCCCGGACATTATCATTCATTCTGCGGGTCTTGTTGGTGGCATTCAGGCCAATATAGCCAATCCCGTTGCATTTCTGGACAAGAACCTTGTTATTGGTCGCAATGTGATAATGGCGGCCTATGAGGCGAACATCGAGCAATTGATCAATCTGGCGTCAACCTGCGTCTATCCACGTTCAGCCTTAAATCCACTCTCTGAGGATATGATCCTTACCGGAGAACTGGAGCCAACCAATGAGGGTTATGCGATCGCCAAGCTAATGGCGTTAAGGCTTTGCCAATATGTGAATCGTGAACGGGGCAAGGCATGCTTCAAAACCATTATTCCTTGTAATCTTTATGGTAGGCATGACAAATTTGATCCTGCGCGCTCGCATCTGATACCTGCCATCATCCATAAGGTGCATCATGCCAAGCTGAACGGTAGCAAAGTGGTTGACATCTGGGGTGATGGTACCGCCAGACGTGAGTTCATGTATGCAGGAGATTTGGCAGACTTCTTGTACAGGGCTCTGAACAATTTCGATACTTTGCCAGATCTGACGAATGTCGGACTCGGGCATGATTTTTCGATAAACGATTATTATGCTGCTGTTGCCGAAGTGGTTGGTTGGACAGGGGAGTTCAGTCATGATCTTTCCAAACCTGTTGGCATGAAACAGAAACTGGCGTCCGATGCCAAACAGGCTGCATGGGGTTGGGCTCCAAAAACCAGCCTTAAAGATGGCATTCAAAAAACCTATGATTTCTATTTGGAGACACTGAACAAATGA
- a CDS encoding DegT/DnrJ/EryC1/StrS family aminotransferase: protein MSVRFPLATSTWDDAEYQALQNVIESDRFSMGPQVARFEEEFSKAFGSRYAIMVNSGSSANLLMVAALFFSSNPDIKLERGDEIIVPAVSWSTSYFPLCQYGLKVKFVDVSLETLNFDLGALSRAISDKTRAIMAVNLLGNPNDFSAIGDLIEGRNIVLLEDNCESMGATFEGRQAGTFGLMGSFSSFFSHHISTMEGGVVVTDDEELHHIMLALRAHGWTRNLPKFNKVTGEKSDDPFEESFKFVLPGYNLRPLEMSGALGIEQLKKLPALIEGRRKNGALFQEKIADHPLFLIQQEIGQSSWFGFSLILRPDTLLSRKDIVRQLDEAGFECRPIVAGNFAKNDVLKYFDFEIFETLDNADYADQNGLFIGNHHYPIPDAFDVLSRIR, encoded by the coding sequence ATGAGTGTTCGCTTTCCCCTTGCAACATCCACATGGGACGATGCTGAATATCAGGCATTACAGAATGTTATCGAGTCGGACCGGTTTTCCATGGGGCCGCAGGTTGCGCGCTTCGAGGAAGAGTTCAGCAAGGCATTTGGCAGCAGATACGCGATTATGGTAAATTCCGGGTCTTCTGCTAATCTTCTAATGGTGGCGGCGCTTTTTTTTAGCTCTAATCCGGATATCAAGCTTGAGCGGGGTGATGAAATCATCGTACCTGCAGTCTCTTGGAGCACAAGCTATTTTCCACTCTGCCAATATGGGTTGAAGGTAAAGTTCGTAGATGTTTCCTTGGAGACTTTGAATTTCGACCTTGGCGCCTTGAGCAGGGCGATCTCTGATAAGACACGCGCCATAATGGCCGTTAATCTCTTGGGAAACCCAAATGATTTTTCTGCCATTGGCGATCTGATAGAAGGTCGAAATATTGTATTATTGGAAGACAATTGTGAAAGCATGGGAGCCACATTCGAAGGGCGTCAAGCTGGTACATTTGGTTTGATGGGATCTTTTTCATCATTTTTCTCGCACCATATTTCCACTATGGAAGGTGGAGTGGTTGTCACCGATGACGAAGAGTTGCATCATATCATGTTGGCTTTGAGGGCTCATGGTTGGACGCGCAATCTGCCAAAGTTCAACAAGGTTACGGGTGAGAAAAGCGATGATCCATTTGAAGAAAGCTTCAAATTTGTTCTACCCGGTTATAATCTCAGACCATTGGAAATGTCGGGTGCTCTGGGTATCGAGCAGCTGAAGAAATTACCAGCGCTCATAGAAGGGCGCCGTAAAAATGGCGCTCTGTTCCAGGAGAAGATTGCTGATCATCCGCTATTTCTAATTCAGCAAGAAATCGGTCAGTCAAGCTGGTTTGGTTTTTCACTGATATTGCGCCCTGATACGTTACTATCTCGAAAAGATATTGTACGTCAGCTGGATGAGGCCGGATTTGAATGCCGTCCTATTGTTGCTGGAAATTTTGCCAAGAATGATGTTCTGAAATACTTCGATTTTGAGATATTTGAAACACTCGATAATGCTGATTATGCCGATCAAAATGGGCTCTTTATCGGAAATCACCACTATCCAATTCCTGATGCTTTTGATGTTTTGTCACGAATTCGATAA
- a CDS encoding glycosyltransferase, with protein MPNLPEISVILPIYNGEQYLEEALASILEQDFRSFEVLAINDGSIDGTGAILERMSRQDNRIRILSRENAGLVSALNWGLAEAKADIIARMDADDISYSNRFSIQRRFLENNPDVGLVFTQMRKIDDQGAPVQKVTNTPLSAEEIAKALKEGNCLPHHPTVMARKSEMLAAGGYREVFKGAEDLDLWYRMSKKTKLVGLSDVLLDYRLHTGQVTQRNLVRQRFSQDMIILIAREIEADRPDPSQSWTTPPEFSWSSNSPELSNAPNDILTLFRTYSIIDQILNQEAIDALPSDDLSFLLDIMIHTRFFSSAKSRQLLSHHLVQEAKRRELKELRRKAMVFAFKLNPSRALRHKFKPF; from the coding sequence ATGCCCAACCTACCTGAAATTTCCGTTATTCTGCCGATTTATAATGGAGAGCAATATTTGGAAGAGGCTCTCGCTAGTATACTGGAACAAGATTTTAGAAGCTTTGAAGTTCTGGCAATAAACGACGGATCAATCGATGGCACAGGTGCAATTCTTGAACGCATGTCCCGCCAAGACAATCGTATCCGCATATTAAGTCGAGAGAATGCTGGCCTGGTTTCAGCCCTGAACTGGGGGCTGGCAGAGGCAAAAGCTGATATCATTGCTCGAATGGATGCGGATGATATTTCCTATTCAAACCGCTTCTCCATTCAACGGCGCTTTCTGGAAAACAATCCTGATGTGGGACTTGTCTTTACCCAGATGCGGAAAATTGACGATCAGGGTGCACCAGTTCAAAAGGTGACAAATACCCCTCTTTCAGCAGAAGAAATCGCAAAAGCACTTAAAGAAGGCAATTGCTTACCTCATCATCCAACCGTCATGGCGCGCAAGTCCGAAATGCTGGCCGCCGGAGGATATAGAGAAGTCTTCAAAGGCGCTGAAGACCTCGATCTATGGTATCGTATGAGCAAGAAAACCAAACTGGTCGGCCTTTCGGATGTGCTGCTAGATTATCGCCTACATACAGGGCAAGTAACCCAACGCAATCTTGTTCGCCAACGCTTTTCTCAGGATATGATCATACTGATTGCACGCGAAATTGAGGCAGATCGTCCTGATCCCTCTCAATCTTGGACGACACCACCTGAATTTTCCTGGTCTAGCAATTCACCAGAGCTCTCCAATGCACCGAATGACATACTTACGCTATTTCGCACCTATTCCATTATAGATCAAATCCTGAACCAAGAAGCAATTGACGCTCTCCCATCCGACGATCTTTCATTCCTACTTGATATTATGATCCATACAAGATTTTTCAGCAGCGCCAAATCCAGACAGTTGCTGTCACATCATTTGGTGCAGGAAGCAAAGCGAAGAGAGTTGAAAGAGCTGCGCCGAAAAGCAATGGTCTTTGCCTTCAAACTCAACCCATCGCGCGCACTACGCCACAAATTCAAGCCATTTTAG
- a CDS encoding glycosyltransferase family 2 protein — translation MDTQLPVSAFIIAKDEEDRILKAINSVKDWVDEVIVVDSGSTDRTVEIAKGAGAIVFFNEWDGYGNQKRFAEDQCRNDWLLNIDADEAVTPKLAQEMISLFTPAPEDDIYKVYIVDVFPHEKTAKDWAFGYWQYRLYNKGKGRFSESPVHDTVRPKEDVKLAKLSGRVDHYSQRSIQFSVEKLNRYSDMQVADMIKRGRSVSSWRLLTEFPLAFFKSYFARKAFLYGWWGVVVSVNYAFSRFIRIAKFYQHQLIEASKARN, via the coding sequence TTGGATACTCAGCTACCCGTTTCAGCCTTCATAATTGCCAAAGATGAAGAAGATCGGATCCTCAAGGCAATCAATAGCGTCAAAGACTGGGTAGATGAAGTCATTGTTGTCGATTCTGGCTCGACTGATCGCACAGTTGAAATCGCAAAAGGCGCAGGAGCAATCGTATTTTTCAACGAATGGGACGGCTATGGTAATCAGAAGCGCTTTGCAGAGGATCAGTGTCGCAATGACTGGCTTCTGAATATTGATGCTGATGAAGCGGTTACGCCAAAGCTGGCGCAAGAGATGATCTCTCTGTTCACTCCAGCACCTGAGGATGATATTTACAAAGTTTATATCGTCGATGTCTTTCCGCATGAAAAAACGGCCAAGGATTGGGCCTTTGGATATTGGCAATATCGTCTTTATAACAAGGGAAAAGGGCGCTTCTCCGAGTCGCCGGTCCATGACACAGTCAGGCCCAAGGAAGATGTCAAACTGGCCAAACTATCCGGTCGGGTCGATCACTATTCCCAGCGATCCATCCAATTCTCTGTCGAGAAGCTCAATCGCTATTCGGACATGCAGGTCGCAGACATGATTAAACGCGGCAGAAGCGTCTCTTCCTGGCGTCTTCTGACCGAATTCCCTCTCGCCTTTTTCAAAAGCTACTTTGCCCGCAAAGCCTTTCTTTATGGCTGGTGGGGTGTTGTGGTGTCGGTTAACTATGCCTTTTCACGTTTCATACGCATCGCAAAATTCTATCAGCACCAGCTGATCGAGGCTTCCAAAGCCAGAAATTGA
- a CDS encoding GntR family transcriptional regulator: MNETSNSVHAIYEIVRKKATDFEFLPDQKINEKALAKQLGASRTPVREALNRLAAEGFIRFEAGKGFFCRSLDPDKVLSLYEARVAVECEALRLACLRATDEDIAKIRTIVVDSEPGYQADASVTDMVDLDESFHSSLVALSQSDELMRMIANINARMRFVRSIDMESKHLRTPAEHLKILDTLATRNMDDTVSAIRIHIERRSGEVRAAVKLAFSELYVPDQAR, from the coding sequence ATGAATGAGACATCCAATAGCGTTCATGCAATTTATGAAATTGTTCGCAAAAAGGCCACCGATTTCGAATTTCTGCCCGATCAGAAAATCAACGAAAAAGCCCTCGCCAAACAATTGGGTGCCAGCCGCACACCTGTTCGCGAAGCGCTGAACCGTCTGGCCGCGGAAGGCTTCATTCGCTTTGAAGCTGGCAAAGGTTTCTTCTGCCGCTCTCTTGATCCTGACAAGGTTCTCTCCCTCTATGAAGCGCGTGTTGCAGTGGAATGCGAAGCCTTAAGACTTGCCTGCCTACGCGCAACGGATGAGGACATCGCGAAAATTCGCACAATAGTTGTCGACAGTGAACCCGGCTATCAAGCGGATGCCTCTGTTACCGATATGGTCGATCTGGATGAGAGCTTCCACTCCAGTCTTGTTGCCCTTTCGCAAAGTGATGAACTGATGCGTATGATTGCCAATATCAATGCAAGAATGCGGTTTGTGCGCAGCATCGATATGGAAAGCAAACATTTGCGAACCCCAGCAGAACATCTCAAAATTCTGGATACGTTGGCAACCCGCAATATGGATGACACGGTCAGTGCCATTCGCATCCATATCGAGCGTCGAAGCGGAGAAGTCCGAGCAGCCGTAAAACTGGCCTTTTCCGAACTTTACGTACCTGACCAGGCACGCTGA
- a CDS encoding GntR family transcriptional regulator: protein MTAEISNVERIYIQVRKMAIGFDFKPDAPLNESNLARKLGTSRTPLREALNRLVAEGFLAFKKGQGFSCRPLDPQSVLDLYETRMAIESEGVKLAVLRASDADFHSIRTFIKKSEEAYCSASPVDILVALDEEFHMRLLRLSHNQELERILTNLNARLRYIRWIDMEERKHLAGSDHLKILEILEQRDANRAYEAIREHIKRRREEAAEAVRRAYSRLYVPTI from the coding sequence ATGACTGCGGAAATCAGCAATGTTGAGCGCATATACATACAAGTCCGCAAGATGGCTATCGGATTTGACTTCAAACCCGATGCACCGCTTAACGAAAGCAATCTGGCCCGCAAATTGGGAACGAGCCGGACACCTTTGCGTGAGGCCCTGAACAGATTGGTTGCCGAGGGTTTTCTAGCCTTTAAAAAAGGACAGGGATTTTCCTGCCGCCCGCTGGATCCTCAAAGTGTACTCGATCTTTATGAAACTCGCATGGCGATAGAAAGTGAAGGGGTGAAGTTGGCTGTGCTACGCGCCAGTGACGCAGACTTCCACTCCATCCGGACCTTTATCAAGAAGAGTGAAGAAGCCTATTGCAGCGCCTCCCCGGTGGATATTCTGGTTGCTCTTGATGAGGAATTCCACATGCGCCTTCTGCGCCTTTCCCACAATCAGGAGCTGGAGCGTATTCTCACCAATCTCAATGCCCGACTGCGATATATTCGTTGGATTGATATGGAGGAGAGAAAGCATCTAGCAGGAAGTGATCATCTGAAAATTCTGGAAATACTGGAACAACGCGATGCAAACAGAGCCTATGAGGCAATACGCGAACATATCAAACGACGCAGAGAAGAAGCAGCTGAAGCGGTCCGTCGCGCTTATTCCCGGCTCTATGTCCCAACGATCTGA
- a CDS encoding phosphodiesterase — MSKILQITDTHIVPPNDLAYGRVDTTHALEATVETINSILDAIGPVDAVAITGDLTDYGSREDYERFKAIMAPLQLPYLALPGNHDSRDNMRFAFAGESWMPASGPICWHMELENFILIGLDSLVQGKSHGELSRQNLKYLEDVMDVADGKPLLVGFHHPPVTIGLHVMDQNNLWQTEALTELLERYEGDIRLITGHVHRSSTSLFANRICLTCPGPSHAVSMDLREDAANCLTKEPGAFMLHEWRDGFVSHVIPVGRFDGPHPFYP, encoded by the coding sequence ATGTCAAAAATCCTGCAAATCACCGATACTCATATTGTTCCGCCGAACGATCTGGCCTATGGACGCGTGGATACCACCCACGCACTGGAAGCAACTGTGGAGACGATCAATTCGATATTGGACGCGATCGGACCGGTGGATGCTGTCGCAATCACCGGCGATCTCACCGACTATGGCAGTCGGGAGGATTACGAGCGTTTCAAGGCGATCATGGCTCCACTCCAATTGCCTTATCTCGCCTTACCGGGAAACCATGACAGTCGGGACAATATGCGCTTCGCTTTCGCTGGCGAGAGCTGGATGCCGGCATCCGGTCCCATCTGTTGGCATATGGAATTGGAAAACTTCATTCTCATCGGTCTGGACAGTCTGGTTCAGGGAAAATCCCATGGCGAATTATCCAGGCAGAACCTAAAGTATCTTGAAGATGTGATGGATGTTGCGGACGGGAAACCATTGCTTGTCGGTTTTCATCATCCCCCTGTCACCATCGGATTGCATGTGATGGATCAGAATAATCTCTGGCAAACAGAAGCCCTGACCGAGTTGCTAGAGCGATATGAGGGAGACATTCGGCTGATAACAGGCCATGTGCACCGCTCAAGCACCAGTCTGTTTGCAAACCGTATTTGCCTGACCTGCCCCGGACCATCTCACGCGGTCAGTATGGATTTGCGTGAAGATGCCGCCAATTGTCTGACCAAGGAACCCGGGGCTTTCATGCTGCATGAATGGCGCGATGGTTTCGTCTCTCACGTCATCCCGGTCGGCCGTTTTGATGGCCCACACCCGTTCTATCCATAA
- a CDS encoding ABC transporter ATP-binding protein, with the protein MTLKVSNFAKTYPDGTKALLPTELEVEQGEILSLLGPSGCGKTTLLRLIAGLETPDKGGDIFFDTDNVTALPVEKRAIGMVFQSYALFPNMSVRGNIGYGLKMQKLSTSEIAERVDHVLELCHLTPYADRSINALSGGQRQRVALARAVAPRPRILLLDEPLSALDAALRDELRDELALLLRMFGITAIFVTHDQDEALAIADRVAVMKDGVIAQVGSPEILYRKPSSAFVAEFVGNAMRLDGHFQDKKFKMQGGEIALPVQAQSKTSSTPDLYVRAEDVTLDQTGSLEGTVNSVTFLGTHYKIALSGIMEDALYCLHSGQTAPAIGETVSLSIDPSALLMLDPA; encoded by the coding sequence ATGACACTTAAAGTTTCAAATTTCGCCAAAACCTATCCTGATGGCACCAAAGCCCTGCTTCCGACCGAGTTGGAGGTTGAACAGGGAGAAATCCTCTCGCTGCTAGGACCTTCTGGTTGTGGCAAGACAACATTGTTGAGGCTTATTGCGGGTCTGGAAACACCGGACAAGGGAGGTGACATTTTCTTCGACACAGACAATGTCACCGCGCTTCCGGTTGAAAAACGCGCCATCGGCATGGTCTTTCAAAGCTATGCACTCTTTCCCAATATGTCTGTGCGCGGCAATATCGGTTATGGGTTGAAGATGCAGAAGCTATCGACCTCCGAGATTGCAGAACGGGTCGACCATGTTTTGGAACTCTGCCATCTGACACCTTATGCAGACCGTTCCATCAATGCTCTTTCTGGCGGGCAGCGCCAACGTGTCGCCTTGGCCCGCGCCGTGGCCCCGCGCCCTCGTATATTGTTGCTGGATGAGCCACTCTCTGCTCTTGATGCCGCCTTGCGTGATGAACTGCGCGACGAGCTGGCCCTGCTTTTACGTATGTTTGGCATCACCGCCATTTTTGTTACCCATGATCAGGATGAGGCCCTTGCCATTGCCGATCGCGTTGCGGTGATGAAAGACGGCGTCATTGCCCAGGTAGGTAGCCCGGAAATTCTCTATCGCAAGCCATCTTCTGCCTTTGTCGCAGAATTTGTCGGAAATGCCATGCGGCTGGACGGTCATTTTCAAGACAAGAAATTCAAGATGCAAGGTGGGGAAATTGCCCTTCCTGTACAGGCCCAGTCAAAAACATCCTCCACACCGGATCTCTATGTGCGAGCAGAAGATGTGACACTCGATCAAACCGGCAGTTTGGAAGGGACGGTCAACAGCGTCACATTCCTTGGCACTCATTACAAAATCGCTCTCTCAGGCATCATGGAAGACGCACTGTACTGCCTGCATAGCGGCCAAACGGCTCCCGCCATAGGCGAAACAGTCTCACTCTCCATCGATCCATCAGCACTATTGATGCTCGATCCTGCCTAA
- a CDS encoding ABC transporter permease, whose product MRTQIRAFQIFITLLTCAFLLVPAIQSILAGLTVNYFRGLSSGFTLKWVDKVWGLYADSVLLSLWLALTCLIVTLIIGVPAAYGLARHQGRMARLLEEFISLPLAIPGLALALALLQLYGSMKGFRTNWTFILVGHVLYTLPFMIRSVLAVLSAMDLKSLEEGAASLGASPWQRFRDVIVPNAMPGILAGSLTVVTLSIGEFNLTWMLHTPYLKTLPVGLADSYASMRLEIASAYTLIFFVLIVPLLSAMQWASSRAQRIAS is encoded by the coding sequence ATGCGTACTCAAATCCGCGCCTTTCAGATTTTCATCACTCTGCTCACCTGTGCATTTTTGCTGGTACCCGCCATTCAGTCCATTCTTGCAGGCCTTACGGTCAATTACTTTCGCGGTCTCTCATCCGGCTTCACATTGAAATGGGTCGACAAGGTCTGGGGGCTATATGCCGATAGCGTTCTGCTGTCTCTGTGGCTGGCACTAACCTGTCTTATAGTGACCCTGATCATTGGCGTCCCGGCAGCCTATGGCCTGGCCCGACATCAAGGCCGTATGGCGCGCCTTTTGGAGGAATTCATCTCCTTGCCGCTTGCCATTCCCGGATTGGCTTTGGCTCTCGCCCTATTGCAACTTTATGGCTCCATGAAGGGGTTTCGTACCAACTGGACATTCATTCTGGTGGGACATGTTCTCTATACCTTACCATTCATGATCCGCTCCGTTCTGGCCGTACTCTCCGCCATGGATCTAAAAAGTCTGGAAGAGGGAGCGGCCAGCCTTGGTGCCTCGCCATGGCAACGCTTTCGCGATGTCATCGTGCCGAATGCCATGCCTGGCATTCTGGCTGGATCACTGACGGTGGTCACGCTTTCAATTGGCGAGTTCAATCTTACCTGGATGTTGCATACACCTTATCTCAAGACCCTGCCGGTTGGATTGGCCGATTCCTACGCATCCATGCGACTTGAAATCGCCTCCGCTTATACCCTGATTTTCTTTGTTCTGATTGTTCCGCTGTTGAGTGCCATGCAATGGGCCTCCAGCCGGGCACAAAGGATTGCATCATGA
- a CDS encoding ABC transporter permease encodes MTARTFIFLCLLPLLIFSFAFLALPIAKLFLASGEGEYGWQIYREILGNERYLDSLVQTVLVSLAVTFTALVISTIVGLFLARNDFWGRGILVSILTLPLAFPGVVIGFLIILLGGRQGLINQLTPGHVVFAYSMFGLFLGYLYFSIPRVLLTVMAATEKLDPALEEAARSLGAPPYRVVLDVILPGLAPSLIAAGAIAFATAMGAFGTAFTLATDIDVLPMVIYTEFTLSANIAMASALSVLLGLVTWILLLIARSFSGTVSAAGG; translated from the coding sequence ATGACAGCACGAACATTCATCTTTCTTTGTCTGCTTCCTCTTTTGATCTTCTCTTTCGCCTTTTTGGCATTGCCAATTGCGAAGCTGTTTCTGGCGTCTGGAGAAGGCGAATATGGCTGGCAGATCTATCGTGAAATTCTTGGCAATGAACGCTATTTGGATAGTCTGGTCCAGACAGTTCTGGTCTCACTTGCCGTTACCTTTACGGCTCTTGTTATCTCGACCATTGTCGGACTGTTTCTGGCACGCAATGATTTTTGGGGTCGCGGTATACTCGTCTCTATCCTGACGCTTCCTCTTGCCTTTCCCGGCGTTGTCATTGGCTTTCTGATCATCCTGCTTGGCGGTCGGCAAGGCCTGATCAATCAGCTGACGCCAGGACATGTCGTCTTTGCCTACTCCATGTTCGGACTGTTTCTTGGTTATCTCTATTTCTCCATTCCTCGCGTCCTGCTCACCGTGATGGCTGCAACAGAAAAGCTGGATCCGGCCCTGGAAGAAGCCGCCCGCTCTCTTGGCGCACCTCCTTACCGGGTCGTCCTGGATGTGATCCTGCCTGGTTTGGCTCCTTCACTGATTGCAGCTGGTGCCATCGCCTTTGCTACCGCCATGGGCGCCTTTGGCACTGCCTTCACATTGGCAACAGACATCGATGTATTACCCATGGTCATCTACACCGAATTTACGTTGTCCGCGAATATCGCCATGGCATCCGCACTGTCCGTACTGCTCGGTCTGGTAACCTGGATTCTGCTTCTTATCGCCCGATCCTTTTCGGGCACCGTTTCAGCGGCAGGAGGTTAG
- a CDS encoding ABC transporter substrate-binding protein, producing MTTALVAPTQAEDAICYNCPPQWADWASMLKAIDEKIDVQMPHDNKNSGQTLSQLLAEKDNPVADVAYYGVTTGIKAGNQGVATAYKPKGFDEIPEGLKDADGKWFAIHYGTLGFFVNVEALGDAPVPQCFADLKKPAYKGMVGYLDPSSAFVGYAGAVAANMAFGGDLTNFDPAIKYFKDLAKNDPIVPKQTSYARVVSGEIPILFDYDFNAYRGKYEEDGKFEFVLPCEGSVRVPYVMSLVNNGPNPKLGKKVLDFILSDEGQAIWTNAYLQPARPVELPKEVAAKFLPASDYARAKAVDYAAMEKAQKGFGERYLSEVK from the coding sequence ATGACAACCGCTCTGGTAGCTCCAACCCAGGCAGAAGATGCCATTTGTTATAATTGTCCCCCACAATGGGCTGATTGGGCTTCCATGTTGAAAGCCATTGATGAGAAAATCGATGTGCAGATGCCACATGACAACAAGAATTCGGGCCAGACTCTTAGTCAGCTGCTAGCGGAAAAAGATAATCCGGTTGCCGATGTCGCCTATTATGGCGTAACGACCGGCATCAAGGCCGGCAATCAAGGGGTAGCAACCGCTTACAAGCCAAAAGGCTTCGATGAAATCCCGGAAGGCCTGAAAGACGCCGATGGCAAATGGTTCGCCATCCATTATGGCACACTGGGCTTCTTCGTGAATGTCGAAGCCCTTGGCGATGCCCCTGTGCCACAATGCTTTGCCGATTTGAAGAAACCAGCCTACAAAGGCATGGTTGGCTATCTGGATCCATCTTCCGCCTTTGTTGGCTATGCCGGCGCCGTTGCCGCCAATATGGCCTTTGGTGGCGATCTTACCAACTTTGATCCTGCCATCAAATATTTCAAGGATCTGGCCAAGAATGATCCGATCGTGCCAAAACAGACTTCTTATGCACGCGTTGTGTCCGGCGAAATTCCAATCCTGTTCGATTATGACTTCAACGCCTACCGCGGCAAATATGAAGAAGACGGCAAGTTTGAATTCGTGCTGCCATGTGAAGGGTCCGTGCGTGTGCCTTATGTCATGAGCTTGGTCAACAATGGTCCAAATCCAAAACTAGGCAAGAAGGTACTGGATTTCATTCTCTCTGATGAGGGACAGGCCATCTGGACCAATGCCTATCTCCAGCCCGCTCGCCCTGTCGAGCTACCAAAAGAGGTTGCCGCCAAATTCCTGCCAGCCAGCGATTACGCCCGTGCAAAGGCAGTTGATTATGCTGCCATGGAAAAAGCCCAGAAAGGCTTTGGCGAGCGCTATCTGTCTGAAGTGAAGTAG